The Papaver somniferum cultivar HN1 chromosome 3, ASM357369v1, whole genome shotgun sequence genome includes a region encoding these proteins:
- the LOC113358297 gene encoding ER lumen protein-retaining receptor, whose protein sequence is MNIFRLAGDMTHLASVLVLLLKIHTIKSCAGVSLKTQELYALVFATRYLDIFTHFISFYNTMMKLIFLGSSFSIVWYMRRHKVVRRSYDKEQDTFRHLFLVIPCVLLALVINERFTFKEVMWTFSLYLEAVAILPQLVLLQRTRNIDNLTGQYVFLLGAYRSLYILNWVYRYFTEQHFVHWITWISGLVQTLLYADFFYYYFQSWKNNEKLQLPA, encoded by the exons atgaatatcttCAGATTAGCAGGGGATATGACCCATCTTGCTAGTGTTCTGGTTCTCCTTCTCAAGATCCATACTATCAAATCTTGTGCCG GGGTTTCTTTGAAGACTCAAGAACTGTATGCTCTTGTATTTGCAACTCGGTACTTGGACATATTTACCCATTTCATATCATTTTATAATACCATGATGAAGTTGATATTTTTGGGTAGCTCGTTCTCAATTGTTTGGTACATGAGACGCCACAAGGTTGTGCGTAGATCGTATGATAAAGAACAAGATACCTTTCGCCATTTGTTTCTTGTTATTCCATGTGTGCTCTTGGCCCTTGTAATCAACGAGAGGTTCACTTTCAAGGAG GTAATGTGGACATTTTCCTTGTACTTGGAGGCTGTTGCAATATTACCTCAGCTGGTGTTGTTGCAGAGGACGAGAAATATCGACAATCTAACAGGACAATATGTTTTCCTTCTTGG TGCTTACCGATCTCTATACATTCTCAACTGGGTTTATCGTTACTTTACTGAGCAGCACTTTGTGCATTGGATAA CTTGGATATCTGGCCTTGTTCAGACATTACTCTATGCTGATTTCTTTTATTATTACTTTCAAAG CTGGAAGAACAACGAGAAGCTCCAGTTGCCAGCTTGA